The Halorussus gelatinilyticus genome contains the following window.
TCGGTCGTGGTTTCGGTTTCGGTCGCAGTCGCGGTAGGAGTACCGTCCCCGCCGGTCGTCGTCAGCGACGGTGGGTCCTTTTGGGGGCTGTTGGTGGCGTCCTCTATCGGGAAGGTGTAGAGACCGCCCTTCCCGTTCGAGCGCCGACCCATGCTGCTGGCGACGAAGAACCCGTCGGTCGCGCGCTTGGCGGTCCAGAACGAGGTCTCGTCGGGCATGCGCCACCACGCCAACTGCTCGGGGTTCGCGGGGTCGGAGATATCGTGAATCTTCACGCCGCCCTGATACCACGACGTGAACAGGCGGTCGCCCACGATGTCGAAGTTGTGCGAGGTAGTCCACGTCCCGCCGATGGAGGGGTCCGGCGACGCGGGGGCGTCGATGGTGGCGAGTTTGGTCGGACTCGTCGCGTCCGAGATATCCCAGAGTTCCAGACCGCCGGGTCCGCCCCGCTCGCTGGCCTGCCACGCCTCCTTGTTGACGCCGAGGAGACTCCCGTCGTCGCTGGCCATCGCGTAGTGGGCGTTACCCGGCAGTCGGAGGACCTCGGTCCGGACGCTGTCGCTCGGAATCGACTGGAGTTCGGCGAGCGGTCTGCCGCCGATTCGCGCGACGAAACTCGGACTCGCGGGGTCGCTCACGTCCACGAGGTACGTTCCGGCGTCCCAGTGAGAGAGGTACGCCCGGCCCTTCTGGACCCACACGTCGTGAATCGTCCAGACGCTCGTCGGCACCTCGTTCCACCCCGACCGCCGGTCGGCGGGCGACCACCGACCGACCTCCTCGGGACTGTCCCCGCTCACGTCCACCATCACGAGCGCGTTCGTCTCGCCCTGATTCCCGGTCAGGTAGACGATTCCGTCCCGAACGAAGCAGTTGTGAATCGGGAACTGCGTCTCGTGGAACGCGACCTGCGTCGGGTTCGCCGGGTCGCTCACGTCGAAGAGCGCGAACCCCTGCAACACGTCGCCCCGCATCGGGTTCGCGGGCCCCGCGGCGACCAGACGGTCGCCCTCGACCTTCACGTCCTGAATCATGCGGAGCGGCCCGGTCTCGCGGTCGGCCAACAGGCCCGCGCGTTCGGCGACCACCGTGGGGTCGCTCGGAATCTGCACGTCCACGACCGCGAACCCGTCCATCGTGGCGACGTAGGCGAACTTTCCGCTCCGGTCGGGAACCGCCTCCGTCGCGTTCGCTATCGAGACGCTCCCCAGCGGCCGGTACGGTCCCGGATGCGCCGTCGCCGTCTCGGCCGCCATCCCCGCTCCGACTCCGACGGAAGCGAGTGCGACCGACCCCGAAACCTCCCGCAGAAACTCGCGGCGATGCATGGACGGACGAAAGGTCTACAGAAGGATAAATGGGTGGGCGAACGTGGACTACGCGACCGTTCGCGACCGGTCGCCCGTCCCGCCCGTCATCGCGCTGGCGATGGCTCCCTTCAACACCACGTCGTCGCCGAGGTTCGTCAACTGCACGTCGGGGACGTTGTTGAACACGAGGTCGTCCACGCGCTCGCGGATGGGGTCCACGACCAGCGACTCGTTCTGCAGCGCCACCGCGCCGCCGACGTAGATGACCAGCGGCGCGTAGGCCTGCGCGATGTTGGTCACGCCGAGCGCGTTCCAGTGAGCGACCTGCTCGACGACGTGGTCGGCGAACTCGTCGTCGCCCGCCGCCTCGAACACGTCCACCGCCGAGAAGTCCGGGTCGGCGAGCGGCAGGTCGGTGTCGAGGCTGCCGGCGTCCTCCGCGAGCAGTTTGGCGTACTTCGGGATGTTGTTGCCCGAGCAGTACGCCTCCCAGTGCCCCTCGCGGCCACAGCCACAGGTGCGTCGGCCTTGCGGGTCCACGACCATGTGGCCGACCTCGCCCGCGTTGCCGTCCCACCCAGAGAGCACCTGTCCGTCCACGCAGACCCCCGCGCCGATGCCCGACGAGATGGTCAGGTACGCCATGTCGTCGGGGTTACGGTCGCTGTAGAATCGCTCGCCGATGACGCCCGCGACGGTGTCGTTGTGGAGGTAGACGCTCTCGCTTTCGATGAGTTGTCCCACGGGACCGGTCAGCGGGATGCGGTCGATGGTGTCCGGGAGGTTCGCCGGGTTCTCGACCGCGCCCTCCGCGAGGTCCAGCGGTCCGATGGAGCCGATGCCCGCGGCCCGGACGTCCGACGGGGCGATGTCGGCGGCCGCGCTGGCCTCTCGAAGACACTCCAAGACGGCCTCCGTGACCGCGATGCCCGTGGGACCGTTGGGGGTGTCCGCGCGGTGGACGCTCACCACGTCCCCCTCGTCGTCGGCGACTGCCGCCCTGACGTTCGTCGCGCCGAGGTCAACGCCCGCGTAGTACGCCATTCACCCCGGTAGGACGGTCCGGTCGCACTTAACTACAAGCATTTACTCGGCGACGAGTACGACACTCTCTGACGTGCCCGACCGCGCAGGTGGCGAACCGCGGTCGCTCTCCGACGCGAACCTGCGACAGTGATAACTCTCGTCAGATGGTATCACACACCATGAATCCCGACCCCGACGACCGGCCGGACGCGAACGACCGGAGCTCGGACGACCCCGACTCGGACCCGGACCCGGACCTCGCCGGCGCGGACCTCACCGACGCGGAGGTCGCGGCGCTCCACGAGGTCGAATTGGGCGTCGAGTGGTTGCACCGCGCGCACGGCCACCTCGTCCAGTTCCACCACGCGACCGGGCACGCGATGGACCACCTCGCCGAGGCCGAAGCCGGCCTGCGCGAGGCGGGCTACGACGGTCTCGCAGACCGCCTGCGCGACGACCTGCTCCCCCGCGGCGTGGTCGGAGACAAATGGTCCTACGGCGTGCTGGAGGCGTTTCAGGCCGGTCCGATGGCGGACGCCGACTCGTTCGGCACCGACGCCTGCGAGGAAGTCGCCGACGGCGAGCGCCACGTCGCCGAGCGCCGTCAGGAGCGCGAGTGGAAGGGTCGCTCCCGGACGTAGGACGGTCGCCGCGCGGGTGTTCGCTCCTCGACCGACGAACGCTCGGTGACGCGAACCACGAGGGCGCACCGCCGACGAAAAACGAACCCGGTCGTACGACTAGTCCCCGCGGACGAAGGTCACGGGACACGGCGCGCTCAGCATGACCTCTTGGGCCGTGCTCCCGAAGACCGCCTTGCCCGTCGGCGAACGCTTCCGGCCGCCGACGACCACGCGGTCGGCGTTGACCTCGTTGGCGAGGTCCACGATGCTCTCGCCGTGTTCGCCGACGCGCCCGCGGACGGTGTACTCGACGTCCGCCTCGTCGAAGGCGTCGGTGAGTTCTCGGACGGTCGCGTGGCGCGAGGCCACCTCGTCGGGGTCGATGTCGCCCGCCGGGTCGTAGTCGAGCTGGCTCACCACGCCGTCGAACTCCTCGTCGGTGAAGACGTGGGCCAGCACGACTCGCGCGCCGGTCGGTCCCGCTACGTCGATGACTGCCTCGGCCAACTCCTCGGTGCGGTCGGCGTCGCCCGGCCCGACCGCGAGCAGGATAGTCTGTAGTGCCATATCGACACGTCCACGGTCCGGATATTAAGCGTATGTGGCCGTGACGGTTTTTTGCGGCGTCTCGGTCCCCGCAGGCGGTCGTCCGCGCCGAGCGGTCGGGAACCTGTCGGCGAATCCGGGAATCGTGGCAGGTCCGAAACTTACGCCGAGTTCGGCAATCGCGACAGTCCGAAGCTCGCGGGGGTCCGGGCCGACGCTCGCCGGCCGACCGCGAACGACGTTTCCCCGTTCGGAGAACCCTCCGAACCTCAACACGGAAATACGACGACGCCGAACCCCCGTCCATGCTTCGACCCGACCTGACCGGGCGGACCGCGCTCGTGACCGGGAGCGCGAGGGGCGTCGGCCGAGAGCTACTGCTCGCCTTGGCGGACTGCGGCGCATCGGTGGCGGTCCACTACCGCTCCAGCGAGGGGGCCGCCCACGACGTCGCCGACGCCGCACGCGAGACGGGTGCGCCCGAGGTGACGACGATACGGGGCGACGTGGCCGACCCGGACGACGTGGACGCGATGTTCGACGCCGTGGAGGACGACCTCGACGGCGTGGACGTGCTGGTGAACAACGTCGGCCCGTTCGCGCCCGACCACTGGGAGGACATCTCCTACGAGCGGTGGAACACCGTCCTGCAGGCCAACGTCAACGGCACCTACCTCTGCTGTAAGCGTGCCCTCCCGGAGATGCGCGACCAGTCGTGGGGCCGCATCGTGAACGTCGGCTACGCCAGCTCCGAGAAGGGCATGGTCAATCCGAAGAACGCGCCCTACTTCATCGCCAAGCAGGGCGTGTTGATGTTCACCCGGATGCTCGCCAACGACACCCAGAACGACGGCATCACGGTGAACGCCGTCTCTCCTTACGTGATCGAGAACTCCGACGAGTTCCCCGAGGACCTCCCGCGCGGCCGACCCGCCGACTTCGAGGACGTGGAGCAGGCGGTGCTGTTCTTCTTGGACGAGGACAGCGACTACATCAGCGGCGAGAACATCGAAGTGGACGGCGGATGGTTGCCGGAGACCGTGTAGCGGCCGCGCCACGTAGTCACGCTCTAGACCGGCGTAACGGACGTTCCGCGCCGAAAATCCGTAGTTCGAGTTACGGCCGCCCCTCCAACCGACTAATAACTTTTCGTGCCCGTCCGCTACGCTCACCCGTCGGGGACCGACCCGACGGGGGAAGACCAATGCACGAAAACGACGACAGCTCGAACATCGCATCGAAACTGCTGGGCGAGGGGACGTCTCGCCGCGAATTCATGGACACGACCGCCAAACTCGGCGGGAGCGCGCTCGCGCTGTCCGCGCTCGGCGGCGGTACCGTCGCCGCCAGCGGTACACAGACGGAAGGAGCAGCGGTGACGCTCCAGAATCAGGAGTCGGACGGTTCGACGGTGATGGTGGCCTCGGCAGCCGTCCCGGAGGGCGGGTTCGTCGCTATCCACGACCTGTCGCTCCTCGAAGGCGAGGTCCTCGGGAGCGTCATCGGCGTCTCGGAGCTGTTAGACGCCGGCGAACACCAGAACATCGAGGTCACGCTGTTCGAGGGCGTGCCGGGAGCCCAGTTCGACCAGTCGGCGCTACAGGAGACCCAGCCGCTGATCGCGATGCCCCACCAGAACACGAACGGCAACGAGTCCTACGACTTCGTCTCGTCGCAGGGCGAAGCCGACGGCCCGTACACCAGAGCGGGCGCGCCCGTGGTGGGTCTCGGGTACGCCATCGTACAGAGCGAAACGACGATGGGCGGCGAAACCACCACGACCGAGTAGACGCGTGTCGGCGATGGCGCGACCCGCCGCGTAGCGGACCTGCGGCCGTCCGCGGACTCAGCTACGACCCCGACAACAACTTTTTCAGATGCTCCTTCGAGAAGAAGGAGGTCGGCTTGTCCATGTGGACGCCGATTTCGCCGGAGAACGCCGACAGCCCGACCTTCTGGACGCTCTCGGGGAGCGAGTAGCACTTCCGAATCCAGTGGCCCAACTCGATTTCGGTGTGCAGGTCCTCGCGCCACGCGTCCTCGTAATCCTGTAGGGTGTCGGGTCGCTCGGGGTCGATGACCTTCGCGGCGTGGCTCGCGGCGGTCATGCCGTAGAGGATGCCGCCGCCGGTGAAGGGCTTGGTCTGGGCGGCAGCGTCGCCGACGAGAAAGCCGCGCCGACTCGTCACCGAGTCGGCCGGCCCGACCGGAATCATGCCCGCGCAGAAGTGGCTCGTCTCCACGTCGTACTCCGCGGTGAACTCGTCGAACAGCTCCTTGGCGGACGGGTCCGAGCCGGGCGGGGCCGCCAGCCCGTACTCGACGCCCGACTCGCCGCGCGGGATGCGCCACGCGAAGAATCTGGGCGCGGTCAGGTGAACGTCCACGTAGTCGCCGGGGTCGTCCTCCTCGGAGAAGGCGAGGACGCCCTGTAGCTTCTCGCCGGGTTCCGGCAGGCCGAGTTCCGAGCGCACGCGCGAGACCGGCCCGTCGCATCCGGCGACCATCCGCGCCTCGAAGGTCTCGGTGCCGTCGGGCGTGCTGGCGGTCACTTCCACCCGGTCGGCGTACTCCTCGACCGACGAGACGCTGTGGTTCTCCCGGAGGTCCGCGCCGGCGTCGCGGGCGGCGTCGGCGAGGAGTTCGTCCAGTCCCACGCGGTCGATGACGTTCGAGACGACCTCGCGCTTGTAGAAGGGGTAGTCGTCGCTTTGGGGACCCCCGACGTGGAAGCGCGCGCCGTACACCTCGTTCTGGAGCAACTCCTCGCGCGCGCCCTCGGGCGTAAACTCCCAGATGTCGGTGCTGACGTGGCCCGAACAGGCGAGCGGTTTCCCGACCGCTCCGCGTTCGAGCGCCAGCACGTCGTACCCCCGTTCGGCCGCCCGCCGGGAGAATCGAGACCCGGCCGGGCCCGCCCCGACGACTACGAAGTCGTACATCGGTCGGGGGTACTACCCTGCGGCCCAAGTATTCACCGCTCTATGCTCGTTCGTCGTGGTAGTCGGCGCGCTGACCGTCCGTCGTCGGTTTCGACCGCTGAACGCGTCGCGTCGACGGCGGACCGCTATCCGTCCACGTTCGGCGGTGCTTCCTGCTGAGCGAGCCGTTGCCGTCGCACGTAGTGAGTCGCCGCCGAGAGCGCGAACGCCGCGACGATGAGGACGCCCCATATCTCGTCGGGAATCGCCTCGAACGGTGGGACGCCCAGCAAGTCGCCGAGGACGAGAACCGCGCTCACGACCGCGAGCGCGAGATAGTACCGAATCCACGGGAAGTCGTCCTGCGGCCGGAGGTACCCCTCCAACTGGGCCGCGTTCCCCGATAACTCGACCACTCCGCGGTTCTGGTTGTAATCGACGATACCAGCGTCCGCGAGCTTCGGGAGATGCGTCTGATAGAGAGACGTGTAGACCGACTTGCGCTCGTTGGCCGACAGCCCCTCGACGGTCGTGTCGTTCTCCCACGCCGCGACCTGCTCGGCGAGTTCGCTCAGCTCGACCGGACGGTCCTGCTGCTTGAGGTAATGTAGCGTGTACCGCCGTCGCCGGTTCTTCAACACGTCGAAGATTAGGTCTTCGGACAGTGTTTCTTGCTCCGGTGAGTTGTCAGCCGAGCTCATACTACCGAAATCGCTCAATCGCTTGTTGCGCCGATGCCACCGCCACCCATCCCATCACGGTACGCCAGTTTCACCCGGACCACACTTTGTTATCCAGTACTTAGCACCGAGCCAATATCAAAAGTACTACAGGAATCGGAGGTAATACGGGGATTCCCCGAGTTAACGTGACGATAAAGCGGCTGAGGCGGAGAATTAGTGAAGACCCTTCAGTCGTCGGTCGCGGGCGCGGCCTGCTTCTCGCGGTCCGAGCGGGGTCCGTCCAACTCCACCTCGGGAAGCAGGTCCCGGAGGTAGCGCCCGGTGTGCGAGTCCTCGGCGCGCGCGACCGCTTCGGGAGTGCCCGCCGCGACGACCTCGCCGCCGTTCTCGCCGCCCTCCGGGCCGAGGTCCACGACGTGGTCGGCGTTCTTCACGAGGTCGAGTTCGTGTTCGATGACGACGACGGTGTTACCCTTGTCGGTGAGTCGCTGGAGGACCTCGATGAGCTTTCGCTCGTCTTCCTTGTGGAGTCCCGTGGTCGGTTCGTCGAGTAGGTAGAGCGTATCGCCGGTGTCCTTCTTCCCCAACTCCTCGGCCAGTTTGACGCGCTGGGCCTCCCCGCCCGAGAGCGTCGTGGAGGGCTGGCCGAGATTCATGTAGTCCAGCCCTACGTCCTTCAGGAGACCGAGGCGTCGCGCGATGCGCTGGTCGTGCTCGAAGAACTCGTAGGCCTCTTCGACCGACATGTCCAGCACGTCGGCGATGGTCGCGCCCTTGTAGGTCACGTCGAGCGTCTCGTCGTTGTAGCGCGCGCCGTCGCACTCCTCGCAGGGGACGTACACGTCCGACAGGAAGTTCATCTCGATTTTCACGGTGCCCTGTCCGCCGCACTCCTCGCACCGGCCGCCCTTCACGTTGAACGAGAAGCGACCCCTCTCGTAGCCGCGCTGTTTGGCGAGTTTCGTCTCGGCGAACAGTTCCCGGATGTAGTCGAAGACCCCGGTGTAGGTCGCTGGGTTCGACCGCGGCGTGCGACCGATGGGCGACTGGTCGATGAGCCGGACCTTCTCGACGTTGTCGATGCCCTCGATGGCGTCGTGGTCGCCGGGGTCCACGCTGGTGTTGTCGTTCATCTCGCGGGCCAGCCCCTTGTAGAGGATGTCGTGCATCAGCGTGGACTTCCCGGAGCCGGAGACGCCGGTAATCGCGGTGAACTGGCCGACCGGGAGGTCCACGTCGAGGTCCTTCAGGTTGTGCTGGCGCGCGCCGACGACCGTCAGTGCCTCGTCGGTCTCGCGCCGGTCGTCGGGCACCGGAATCCCTTCGCGCCCCGCGAGGTAGTCGCCAGTGATGGACTCCTCGCAGGCCTCTATCTCCTCGGTGGTTCCCTGCACGACGACCTCGCCGCCGCGCTTGCCCGGACCGGGACCCATGTCGATGACGTTGTCGGCCTGCCGCATCGTCTCCTCGTCGTGTTCGACCACGAGCAGAGTGTTGCCGAGGTCGCGGAGTTCCTTGAGCGTGTTGAGCAAGCGGTCGTTGTCGCGCTGGTGAAGCCCGATGGACGGCTCGTCCAGCACGTAGAGGACGCCGACGAGCCCCGACCCGATTTGGGTGGCGAGGCGAATGCGCTGGCTCTCGCCGCCCGAGAGCGTCGAGGCTTCGCGGTCAAGCGTCAGGTACTCCAGTCCGACCTCCTCCATGAAGCCGAGGCGGGCGCGAATCTCCTTCAGAATCTCCTCTGCGATCTTCGTCTCGCGCTCGTCGAGGGTCTTCTCCAAGCCCTCGAAGTGGTCCAGCGCGTCGCCGATGGACATCTCGTTGACCTCGGTTATGGACGTGCCGTCCACGTACACCGACCGGCTCTGGTCGTTGAGCCGGGTGCCCTCGCAGACCGGGCACTCCGTGACCGCCATGTACTCCTCGATGTGGTCGCGGGTGCTGTCCGAGTCGGTCTCGACGTACCGGCGTTCGAGGTTCGGGACGACGCCCTCGAAGCGCTCGTCCTTCTCGCGGGTGCCGTTCTTCGTGGTCCACTCGAAGTGGACCGTCTCGTCGGTTCCCCAGACGAACGCCTCCTGCACGTCCTCCGGCAGGTCCTCGAACGGCGTGTTCACGCTGACGCCGAAGTGGTCGGCCACGTTGTCGAGCTGTCGCCGGTAGTAGGTCCGGTTGTAGCTCCACGGCTCGAAGACGTCCTTGAGCGGCTTGGAGGTGTCTTGGACGACGAGGTCCTCGTCCACTTCCTTGGTCTCGCCGATGCCCTCACACTCCGGGCACGCGCCGTGGGGACTGTTGAACGAGAACGAGCGCGTCTCTATCTCCCGGAAGTCGATGCCGCAGTGGGTGCAGGCCAAGTCCTCGGAGAACTCCACGACGAGGCGGTCGTCGCTCTCGCCCGCGAGGTCGCCGGTCGAGCGGGCCTTCGCACCGCCGAGTTCGGCGTCCTCGGGCGGGTCCGGGAGGACGACCTTGAGCGCGCCGTCGGCCTCCTCCAGCGCGGTCTCCACGCTGTCGGTGATTCGGCTTCGGGCCTCGGGCGAGACGGTGACTCGGTCCACCACGACGTCGATGTCGTGGTCGTAGTTCTTGTCCAAGTCCGGACGGTCGAGCGTCAGGTCGAACTCCTCGCCGTCCACCTCGACGCGGCTGTAGCCGTCGGAGACGAGGTCGTCGAAGAGGTCCTCGAAGGCACCCTTCTGGTCGCGGACCACGGGGGCCGCGATTTTGGCCTTGGTGCCCTCGGGGAGTTCGAGGACGCGCCGGACCATGTTCTGTGCGCTCTGCTCGCCCACCTCGCGGCCGCACTCCGGACAGTGAGGCGTCCCGATGCGGGCGTACAGCAGGCGGAAGTAGTCGTGGAGTTCCGTGACGGTGCCGACCGTCGAGCGGGGGTTGTTGGCGGCGTTCTTCTGGTCGATGGAGATGGCGGGCGAGAGTCCTTCGACGTTCTCGACCTGGGGCTTGTCCATCTGACCGAGGAAGTTGCGGGCGTACGCCGACAGGCTCTCGATGTACCGGCGCTGGCCCTCGGCGTAGACCGTCTCGAACGCGAGCGAGGACTTCCCCGACCCCGACAGTCCCGTCACCACGTTGAACTGCTCGCGCGGGATGGAGATGTCGAGGTCCTTGAGGTTGTGCTCCTCCGCGCCCTTCACGTCGATGTACTCCTTGCTCATCGTTTTCGTGTTCCGAGAGAATCAGTTTGCGTGCGCTGTGCCGTCTCGTTCATCAAGAGGTTACAGGGATTCAGGGCACTTAACGGGATTGTAATCGGAAAGTCGGCGCGCTCCCGACTCCCGCCGCGCGGTCGGCTCGCCGGTGTCCCGCACGGAGGGCGTGCGACCTTCTCTCAGCCTCGTTTCGCGCCACGACTGTCCGGTCACTCGCCGCCGAGGTCGTAGGTCCGCTTTCGGATAGCGCCGCAACTCGGACAGACGTGGGTGTAGCGGACCCGTCCGCCGGAGGTCTGCACCCGCCAGCGTCCGTCCTCGTCCTCGTGGCCGCACTCCGGACAGTCGAGGTCTTCGCGGTCCATGTGCGAGGCCATCCGGTCGAACGGCGTCGAACCGACGTCGTTGCGGTGCGACATAGAAGCGACATCTATCCGCAAACACATAAAACTCCTGCTAGAAATTTATCTTACGATAGAGAGAAGCCACTTCTATTTTCGTATCCGAAATGATGCCGTGGTGCGGCCAATTACGGCCGCGGGACTCCCGAGAGCGTACGGAAAGACCGAACTTTTACCGATTCCGAGAGTAGAGGCGGGCATGAGCCATCGCGTCGACGAGATAGACAAGCGCATCCTCTACCATCTGGCGGCCGACGCGCGGAACACCTCGGCACCGACCATCGCCGAGGAGGTGGACGTAACTCCCGCCACGATTCGCCACCGCATCCGTCAGATGGAGGAGGCCGGGATTATCGAGGGATACCACGCCGACATCGACTACGAGCGGACCGACGGCCGCATCGTCAACCAGTTCACCTGCACCGCGCCGGTCGCGGACCGCCACCGACTCGCGCAGGCCGCGTTACAGGTCTCGGGCGTCGTGAACGTCCGGAAACTGATGGCCGGACGCGAGAACCTCGTCGTGACCGCGGTCGGCACGGACACCGACGACGTGACCCGCATCGCGCGGGAACTCTCGAACCACGGTCTCGACCTCGAACGCGAGGACATCGTACAGGACGAACTCTACCACCCCTACCACCCCTTCGGCGCGGAGGACGAACCGAGCCAGTCGTTCGCGGACGTGCAGAACTTGGCCGGGGGTGCCGAGGTCATCGAGTTCACGGTCCCCGAAGACGCCGCCATCACCGGCCGGACGCTCGAAGACGCCAACGAGTCGGGCGTCATCGACGACGATTCGCTGGTCATCAGCATCGAGCGCGGCGACGCGGTGCTGACCCCGCGCGGCGACACCGCGGTCGAGGCCGGCGACGTGGTGACGCTGTTCGCCCCCGAGTCGGTCCCGGAGGGAACGGTCGAGGCCTTCGAGACCCGGCCGAGCGAGCGCGTCGCCGACGGCGACGAGTGAGCGACTGCCCCGAGAACGGTCGCGCTCTGCCACGGCCCTTTTCCTCTCGGTCGCCGTACACGTCGGCATGGACGCGGAGAAGGCGTTCGCGCTCGCCCTGCTCGCGGTCGCGCTCTACGCCTCGCTACTGGTCGTCTGGCCGTTCTTCACCTACGTCGCCTTGGCGGTCTTTCTGGCGTACGCGCTCTACCCGTTCCAGCGTCGCCTCGCGCCCCGCGTCGGCCCGCGGAAGTCCGCGGTCGGACTGATGACCGCGGCGACGGTCCTGTTCGTCCTCCCGTTCGTCCTGATGGTTCAGGTCGTCCTCCAGCAGGCGCTCTCGGTATTCGAGCGCGTGCAGTCGGGCGAACTCGACGTCGGACTCATGGAGGAGTTTCTGATCAGCGACCTCGGACAGGATCTCCTCGGGGCGGCTCGGTCGGGCGCGGGCCGGATTCTCGAGGAGTCGGTCAACGTCGTCGGCGGGGCCTCGACCGCCGCGGTCGGCGTGACGATTCTGGGCTTTCTGCTCTACTACCTGCTGGTCGGCGGCGAGGACGCGGTGGCGTGGTTCCGCGATGTGACGCCGCTCCCGACCGCCGTGCAGGACCGACTCCTCGCGGACCTGGACCGCCTGACCTACGCGGTCCTCGTCACGCAGGGTGTCATCGCGGTCGTACAGGCGGTCCTGACCGGTCTCGCGCTCGCGGTCCTCGGATTCTCGAACGTGCTGTTCTGGACGGCGTTCGCGGTCGTCCTCGGCCTGCTCCCGTTCGTCGGGTCGATGTTCGTCTGGATTCCGGCCGCCGTCCTGCTAATTGCCACGGGGCGTCCGCTCGCCGGCGCGGGCCTGCTGGTCTACGGGTTCGGCGTCATCAACCTCACCGACAACTACCTCCGGCCGGTCCTCGGCGGCCGGAGCGCGAACCTCAACCCCGCCATCCTGGTCGTCGGCATCTTCGGCGGACTGGTCGTCTTCGGGTTCACGGGCATCTTCGTCGGTCCCATCGTGCTGGGGTTCACGAAGACCGTCGTCGCCGTGGTCGCCGACGAGTACGCCTGAGCCGTTCTCGGCCCAAGATTGCGACCGCCGCTCGCACTCGGTCGAACCGCCGACCGAACCACTACCTCCGCCGACAAGTTCACGTACTTATTTAAATGATAGCCGACAAATCCGGGCCATGGTAACGGACATCGCCGCCCTCGACTTGACCGACGACGAGTACACCGTCGTCCAGTCGCTGATTCGCAACAAGTACAAAGCGACCGACGCCGACGGGAACGTCGTCCTCCGCGGCAAGCAGAAGATGCTCAAGATGAAAGAGGAGTTCCCGTTCACCGACGCCGACGGGGGTCCCGCGTTCACGGTGAAGGCGGGCGGCATCCTCGACATCGCGGGCGACTACACGCTGACCGACGAGGAGACCGGCGAACCGGTGGTCGTCCTCGACCAGAACTACTCCATCTTCACCGACCAGTGGAAGATTCGAGACCCGGACACCGAGGCGCTCATCGCCGAAATCGAGTCCAAGAACAAACTCGTCTCGGTCCTCCGGCACTTCGTCGGCATCGCGGGACTCATCCCCCACGCCTACGAGATCACCGACGCCAACGGC
Protein-coding sequences here:
- the uvrA gene encoding excinuclease ABC subunit UvrA; this encodes MSKEYIDVKGAEEHNLKDLDISIPREQFNVVTGLSGSGKSSLAFETVYAEGQRRYIESLSAYARNFLGQMDKPQVENVEGLSPAISIDQKNAANNPRSTVGTVTELHDYFRLLYARIGTPHCPECGREVGEQSAQNMVRRVLELPEGTKAKIAAPVVRDQKGAFEDLFDDLVSDGYSRVEVDGEEFDLTLDRPDLDKNYDHDIDVVVDRVTVSPEARSRITDSVETALEEADGALKVVLPDPPEDAELGGAKARSTGDLAGESDDRLVVEFSEDLACTHCGIDFREIETRSFSFNSPHGACPECEGIGETKEVDEDLVVQDTSKPLKDVFEPWSYNRTYYRRQLDNVADHFGVSVNTPFEDLPEDVQEAFVWGTDETVHFEWTTKNGTREKDERFEGVVPNLERRYVETDSDSTRDHIEEYMAVTECPVCEGTRLNDQSRSVYVDGTSITEVNEMSIGDALDHFEGLEKTLDERETKIAEEILKEIRARLGFMEEVGLEYLTLDREASTLSGGESQRIRLATQIGSGLVGVLYVLDEPSIGLHQRDNDRLLNTLKELRDLGNTLLVVEHDEETMRQADNVIDMGPGPGKRGGEVVVQGTTEEIEACEESITGDYLAGREGIPVPDDRRETDEALTVVGARQHNLKDLDVDLPVGQFTAITGVSGSGKSTLMHDILYKGLAREMNDNTSVDPGDHDAIEGIDNVEKVRLIDQSPIGRTPRSNPATYTGVFDYIRELFAETKLAKQRGYERGRFSFNVKGGRCEECGGQGTVKIEMNFLSDVYVPCEECDGARYNDETLDVTYKGATIADVLDMSVEEAYEFFEHDQRIARRLGLLKDVGLDYMNLGQPSTTLSGGEAQRVKLAEELGKKDTGDTLYLLDEPTTGLHKEDERKLIEVLQRLTDKGNTVVVIEHELDLVKNADHVVDLGPEGGENGGEVVAAGTPEAVARAEDSHTGRYLRDLLPEVELDGPRSDREKQAAPATDD
- a CDS encoding HVO_0649 family zinc finger protein — encoded protein: MSHRNDVGSTPFDRMASHMDREDLDCPECGHEDEDGRWRVQTSGGRVRYTHVCPSCGAIRKRTYDLGGE
- a CDS encoding Lrp/AsnC family transcriptional regulator codes for the protein MSHRVDEIDKRILYHLAADARNTSAPTIAEEVDVTPATIRHRIRQMEEAGIIEGYHADIDYERTDGRIVNQFTCTAPVADRHRLAQAALQVSGVVNVRKLMAGRENLVVTAVGTDTDDVTRIARELSNHGLDLEREDIVQDELYHPYHPFGAEDEPSQSFADVQNLAGGAEVIEFTVPEDAAITGRTLEDANESGVIDDDSLVISIERGDAVLTPRGDTAVEAGDVVTLFAPESVPEGTVEAFETRPSERVADGDE
- a CDS encoding AI-2E family transporter gives rise to the protein MDAEKAFALALLAVALYASLLVVWPFFTYVALAVFLAYALYPFQRRLAPRVGPRKSAVGLMTAATVLFVLPFVLMVQVVLQQALSVFERVQSGELDVGLMEEFLISDLGQDLLGAARSGAGRILEESVNVVGGASTAAVGVTILGFLLYYLLVGGEDAVAWFRDVTPLPTAVQDRLLADLDRLTYAVLVTQGVIAVVQAVLTGLALAVLGFSNVLFWTAFAVVLGLLPFVGSMFVWIPAAVLLIATGRPLAGAGLLVYGFGVINLTDNYLRPVLGGRSANLNPAILVVGIFGGLVVFGFTGIFVGPIVLGFTKTVVAVVADEYA
- a CDS encoding LURP-one-related/scramblase family protein, translating into MVTDIAALDLTDDEYTVVQSLIRNKYKATDADGNVVLRGKQKMLKMKEEFPFTDADGGPAFTVKAGGILDIAGDYTLTDEETGEPVVVLDQNYSIFTDQWKIRDPDTEALIAEIESKNKLVSVLRHFVGIAGLIPHAYEITDANGDHVGEIRGQFSLRDTYNVTIDDASNVPKEAIVAAAMVVDAIEGN